In Methylacidiphilum infernorum V4, a single window of DNA contains:
- a CDS encoding outer membrane beta-barrel protein — protein MRFKKIAFLVGLLCFVGFGSPASHGGEAEGETGAGPELSAQGGDQKDSPGPITDPKEVEKLKQILEEEGIAAVQANNPGIKLSGYVEASYTYNFIAAPSFNQVPLVFANPATSGLHGPPAASPFVPSYPALPLRFTTDGIPGGAFNFNQLKVALEKPLTDENKWQAGFRVDMIFGQDAALGEPDAVTGIGNPFNSGIGFNSSGIFLEQAYVQFKAPIGEKSLEIHIGQFASPIGLEVMERPANFNFSYGILFNNFEPFTMVGGEVFYKFNDNWTTRWGVTNGGWNVSRAGYPYFGYTNNMINSGEGVVLFNMWDYTSKDKLFLNTFGYAFAPNSVNPPGFGTSQNGSYVGAYDIGGDIVPSAYNNNGLFMEFNDFGTWIPKFVKDQKLEFAYELVGGFANRIGPAGIAQLGPATQTALSIFPRNYPLYGFEGSTSFLGISIYQIYKFNKVFSMAWREQYDHANRNQIFSDMLFPMDIYSVTVDWRFDLADNFMIRIENRADYGKGFMNWYYPAAGIAPAAVGLNGNGLAQPSSGPFWFVAVDVVYSY, from the coding sequence ATGCGATTCAAAAAGATAGCGTTTCTAGTTGGACTTTTATGTTTTGTTGGGTTCGGCTCTCCCGCAAGCCATGGGGGAGAGGCCGAAGGGGAAACTGGAGCTGGCCCGGAGCTGTCGGCGCAGGGTGGGGATCAAAAAGACTCTCCTGGTCCCATTACCGATCCCAAGGAAGTGGAAAAACTCAAGCAAATACTCGAAGAGGAGGGCATAGCGGCGGTCCAGGCGAATAACCCAGGCATTAAGTTAAGCGGGTATGTGGAAGCCAGCTATACCTATAATTTCATTGCCGCCCCTTCGTTTAACCAGGTTCCCCTTGTGTTTGCCAACCCGGCAACTTCAGGGCTTCATGGTCCCCCTGCCGCATCCCCTTTCGTTCCCTCCTACCCGGCACTGCCCTTGCGGTTTACCACCGATGGCATACCCGGGGGAGCCTTCAATTTTAACCAGCTAAAGGTCGCCCTGGAAAAACCCCTGACCGATGAAAACAAATGGCAGGCCGGTTTTAGAGTGGACATGATCTTTGGCCAGGATGCCGCCCTGGGCGAACCCGATGCGGTTACAGGCATCGGCAATCCTTTCAATTCGGGTATTGGCTTTAATTCCAGCGGGATTTTCCTGGAACAGGCTTACGTGCAGTTTAAAGCTCCAATAGGAGAGAAAAGCTTGGAGATCCATATCGGGCAGTTTGCTTCGCCCATAGGATTGGAAGTCATGGAAAGGCCGGCAAACTTTAACTTTTCTTATGGGATTTTGTTTAACAACTTCGAGCCCTTCACCATGGTCGGAGGCGAGGTTTTCTACAAGTTCAACGACAATTGGACGACCCGGTGGGGAGTTACCAACGGGGGTTGGAATGTCTCCCGTGCCGGCTATCCTTACTTTGGGTACACCAACAACATGATCAATAGCGGGGAAGGAGTAGTCCTCTTCAACATGTGGGATTACACCTCCAAGGATAAGCTTTTTTTGAATACCTTTGGCTATGCCTTTGCTCCCAACTCGGTCAACCCACCGGGATTTGGAACAAGTCAAAACGGAAGCTACGTGGGAGCATACGATATCGGGGGAGACATCGTTCCCTCCGCCTACAATAACAACGGGCTTTTCATGGAATTTAACGATTTTGGAACCTGGATTCCTAAATTTGTTAAAGACCAGAAACTGGAATTTGCCTACGAGTTGGTCGGCGGCTTTGCCAACAGGATCGGCCCCGCGGGCATTGCCCAACTTGGGCCCGCAACACAAACCGCTTTGTCGATATTCCCCAGAAACTACCCTCTCTATGGCTTTGAAGGATCGACGAGTTTCTTGGGCATATCAATCTACCAGATTTACAAGTTTAACAAGGTTTTCAGCATGGCCTGGAGAGAGCAGTACGACCATGCGAACCGCAACCAGATCTTTTCCGACATGCTTTTCCCGATGGATATTTACAGTGTCACGGTAGACTGGAGGTTTGACCTGGCCGATAACTTCATGATCCGCATAGAAAATCGAGCCGATTACGGCAAAGGATTCATGAACTGGTACTACCCGGCGGCCGGTATAGCTCCCGCAGCCGTGGGACTCAACGGCAACGGGCTTGCCCAGCCCTCGAGCGGTCCCTTTTGGTTCGTAGCGGTGGATGTCGTTTACAGTTATTAA
- a CDS encoding outer membrane beta-barrel protein → MNTEKRRLEVKRSSRFFVYLLFLFLGVGVGLYRGHGQDSEQPSQSKKKHAKKTDRANQSDTLEEKNKEIAELVKKLEDQGIPVQANTKGIVLSGYVDASYTYNFINAPAFNKVPGFVPPPGYVGPTNTAGFAQGYPAIPGREPVDAIPGGGFNMNAFKLALEKPLTEENRWQAGFRADLIVGQDAVVGAPDAITGLGVPFSSWYSFNTSSFWLEQAYVIFRAPVGNGLDIKIGKFVDPAGYEVVERPVNLDFTYGLLFANLLPTTLTGMQAIYRWDEQWTSRFGIADGGFNVSRGGMEYFGFLNNMINNSDAYLLFLNSQWDAKGKNATLSATLMYGFNGVNPPGFGASPIDGVAQPYGIAQGIRGEGPFNQNNAFFLGDVWGSWAPKFAHDKLLLGFEFTGGFYNNNVTVVPAAVSGLPVNLSSGPSNWYGASVHMKYQLTDIISIAQRADWVESGWNSILAGHNAPTDIWAYTATLGFDLADNFMIRLEYRMDWGQGVLGYYGFPFQNPTGSPSALLGSSTGPVYFVGLEFVYSF, encoded by the coding sequence GTGAACACGGAAAAGAGGAGGCTTGAGGTGAAGAGATCGAGTCGATTTTTTGTCTATCTATTATTTCTTTTTCTAGGAGTGGGGGTGGGGCTTTATAGGGGTCATGGCCAGGATTCAGAACAACCCTCTCAATCTAAGAAGAAGCATGCAAAGAAAACTGACCGAGCCAATCAATCCGATACTCTTGAAGAGAAGAACAAAGAGATAGCGGAACTGGTCAAGAAGCTGGAAGACCAGGGCATACCGGTGCAGGCGAACACCAAGGGGATAGTGCTTAGCGGCTATGTTGATGCCAGCTACACCTACAATTTTATCAATGCACCGGCTTTTAACAAGGTGCCCGGTTTTGTTCCCCCACCGGGTTACGTGGGACCGACCAATACGGCGGGCTTTGCCCAGGGTTACCCGGCGATTCCGGGCAGGGAACCGGTGGATGCGATTCCCGGGGGAGGCTTTAACATGAACGCCTTCAAGCTGGCCTTGGAGAAGCCCTTGACCGAGGAGAACCGCTGGCAGGCGGGCTTTAGGGCGGACCTGATCGTAGGCCAGGACGCGGTCGTGGGGGCACCCGATGCGATTACCGGCCTTGGGGTTCCCTTTAGTTCCTGGTATTCGTTCAACACTTCCAGTTTTTGGCTTGAGCAAGCTTACGTGATTTTCCGGGCCCCTGTAGGTAACGGCTTAGACATAAAGATAGGGAAGTTTGTGGATCCGGCGGGCTACGAGGTGGTGGAGCGGCCGGTGAACCTGGATTTTACCTATGGGCTATTGTTTGCCAACCTGTTGCCGACGACGCTGACGGGGATGCAGGCGATCTACCGGTGGGATGAGCAGTGGACGAGCCGCTTTGGGATAGCCGACGGGGGGTTCAACGTTTCTCGGGGGGGAATGGAATATTTTGGTTTTCTCAACAACATGATTAACAACAGCGACGCCTACCTGCTTTTTTTGAACAGCCAGTGGGATGCGAAGGGGAAGAATGCCACCTTGAGTGCGACCTTGATGTACGGGTTTAACGGGGTCAACCCGCCGGGTTTTGGGGCTTCGCCCATAGACGGGGTAGCTCAGCCTTATGGGATAGCCCAGGGGATAAGGGGGGAGGGGCCCTTCAACCAGAACAATGCGTTTTTTCTTGGGGATGTATGGGGTTCGTGGGCGCCGAAGTTTGCGCATGACAAGCTTCTTCTGGGATTTGAGTTTACGGGGGGATTTTACAACAACAACGTGACGGTTGTGCCAGCGGCGGTGAGCGGGCTACCGGTCAACCTATCGAGCGGGCCCTCCAACTGGTATGGGGCATCGGTGCACATGAAATACCAGCTAACCGACATTATCAGCATAGCGCAGAGGGCCGACTGGGTGGAATCGGGATGGAACTCGATCCTGGCCGGGCATAATGCTCCGACCGACATATGGGCTTACACGGCAACGCTTGGGTTTGACCTGGCCGACAACTTCATGATCAGGCTTGAGTACAGGATGGACTGGGGACAAGGAGTACTCGGCTACTACGGGTTTCCTTTCCAGAACCCGACCGGGAGTCCTTCGGCTCTCTTGGGCAGTTCAACCGGCCCGGTCTATTTCGTAGGGCTTGAATTTGTCTACAGCTTTTAA
- a CDS encoding outer membrane beta-barrel protein, with protein MASTLRRLGLRRAGIGLLLFLSVVSSFLTALIGAEEFSQQELESLTPQEEVSCSVDRVKLEKILAEGGIAVPPPRPAIRLSGYVDASYDYNYFNAPSFGALPLFAAQTLSGQSILSPAVAVAPLRYADDGIPGGGFNLNQLKVVLEKELAKENKFDGAFRFDLMLGQDAGLGVPDSVEGLGTANSTTFGLNSSTIFVEQAYAAFQIPAGDEHRVEIHIGKFEAPVGFEVLERPANLNFSYGLFFNNVEPFVLVGSQVYYQLNASWRVRGGLVDGGFNTSRGGFPYFGFLSNTINNLPAYLVTFNLDYSSKDKKLLNTFALLYGFNGTNPPGFATSPAPSLSYPGAYANGDIIPGPYNNNGTYMELNDFGTWLPSFVPGERLMLSFELVGGFYNHAVAPGGITALGLEQERLLGIFPPFPFASGYDGPTNWLGVGLYQVYKLNSFTSLNFREQYLQASWNSYLEGFIFPANIWETTLTVRLDLADNLMVRVEWRADWGDNVLDYYQPNLLVNPQSIGLKGNGLVGSSSGPIVFSAIEVVYSY; from the coding sequence ATGGCAAGCACATTACGTCGGCTTGGGCTTAGACGGGCCGGAATCGGTCTTCTTTTATTCTTATCGGTGGTCAGTTCTTTTCTGACCGCATTAATTGGGGCCGAAGAATTTTCTCAACAAGAGCTTGAATCCCTCACCCCCCAAGAAGAGGTGTCATGCTCGGTGGACAGGGTAAAGCTGGAAAAAATCCTTGCTGAAGGAGGCATAGCGGTTCCTCCGCCTAGGCCCGCCATAAGATTAAGCGGTTACGTGGATGCCAGCTACGATTATAATTACTTTAATGCTCCTTCTTTTGGCGCCTTGCCTCTTTTTGCGGCTCAAACGTTGAGCGGACAATCTATCCTATCTCCGGCCGTTGCCGTGGCCCCCTTGCGCTATGCCGACGATGGGATTCCCGGGGGAGGATTTAATCTCAACCAGCTTAAGGTCGTTTTGGAAAAAGAACTGGCCAAGGAAAACAAGTTTGACGGCGCTTTTCGCTTTGACCTGATGCTCGGCCAGGATGCTGGACTGGGCGTTCCCGACAGCGTCGAAGGCTTGGGAACGGCTAATTCGACCACCTTTGGGCTCAACTCGAGCACGATTTTCGTCGAACAGGCTTATGCTGCGTTTCAGATTCCGGCAGGGGACGAGCACCGGGTGGAAATCCATATAGGGAAATTTGAAGCTCCCGTCGGCTTCGAGGTCCTTGAAAGGCCGGCTAACCTCAATTTTAGTTATGGGCTTTTCTTCAACAACGTCGAACCCTTCGTCCTGGTCGGAAGCCAGGTTTACTACCAGCTCAATGCTTCCTGGAGGGTCAGGGGTGGTCTTGTCGACGGCGGCTTTAACACCTCCCGCGGGGGATTTCCCTATTTTGGTTTTCTAAGCAACACGATCAACAACCTCCCTGCTTACTTGGTCACCTTTAACCTCGATTATTCCTCAAAAGACAAAAAACTCCTTAACACCTTTGCCCTACTTTACGGTTTTAACGGCACCAACCCTCCCGGTTTTGCCACCTCTCCTGCCCCATCGCTCTCTTATCCCGGTGCTTATGCCAATGGGGATATTATCCCCGGTCCTTATAACAATAACGGGACTTACATGGAGTTGAACGATTTTGGCACCTGGCTTCCTTCTTTTGTGCCCGGCGAGAGGTTGATGTTGAGTTTTGAACTGGTCGGGGGATTCTATAACCATGCCGTTGCCCCCGGTGGGATTACCGCCCTGGGTCTTGAGCAAGAAAGGCTTCTCGGGATATTTCCTCCCTTTCCTTTTGCCTCTGGTTACGATGGACCGACCAACTGGCTTGGCGTAGGGCTTTACCAGGTCTACAAGCTCAACAGCTTCACCAGCTTAAATTTCCGCGAACAATACCTGCAGGCGAGTTGGAACTCCTATCTCGAAGGATTTATTTTTCCTGCAAACATCTGGGAAACGACCCTGACGGTCCGCCTCGATCTTGCCGATAACTTGATGGTCCGAGTGGAGTGGAGGGCGGACTGGGGCGACAACGTCCTGGACTATTACCAGCCCAACCTGCTTGTTAATCCCCAAAGTATCGGGTTAAAAGGCAATGGGCTGGTGGGGTCTTCTTCGGGCCCTATCGTCTTTAGCGCCATTGAAGTGGTTTATAGCTATTAG